One part of the Sulfolobus tengchongensis genome encodes these proteins:
- a CDS encoding alcohol dehydrogenase catalytic domain-containing protein produces MKALVFERRIVDDIKIAEYKDPEVRSHDVLIRVKNVGVSPVDYLTVTLLNVNPIPHIPGVEFAGVVEKVGEHVKSVKVGDKVTIFGSIFDGTCDMCMEGYETICRNGGRIGIETNGGMAELISLEEKYVFKLPEEYDWKVASSLPVSGLTAYHSLKEAKLHAGETLVVFGASGGTGQFLVQLGRKMGAKVIAVSRKNWLKELGADVVVGYENVEEVVKNYTNNKMADVVVNSLGSAFWEKGFSVLGNKGRLVTFGDITGAEVKLDLRRLYLSHQIIMGIFRGNRKDLLELMELCKECKIKVWKTFTLDEGRDAINSIYDKERDGKIILEVS; encoded by the coding sequence ATGAAGGCCTTAGTCTTCGAAAGGAGAATCGTAGATGATATCAAAATAGCTGAATACAAAGACCCTGAAGTTAGATCACATGATGTCTTGATAAGAGTAAAAAATGTTGGCGTTAGTCCAGTGGATTACCTAACTGTAACGCTTCTAAACGTGAATCCAATTCCCCATATTCCAGGAGTAGAGTTTGCTGGAGTAGTAGAAAAAGTCGGAGAACATGTCAAATCTGTTAAAGTTGGTGATAAAGTGACCATATTCGGTAGCATTTTTGACGGTACATGTGATATGTGCATGGAGGGATATGAAACCATATGTAGAAATGGAGGCAGAATAGGCATAGAAACAAATGGTGGAATGGCAGAATTAATATCGTTAGAAGAAAAATACGTATTTAAACTGCCGGAAGAATATGATTGGAAAGTAGCTAGTAGTTTACCCGTTTCTGGACTAACAGCGTATCACTCCTTAAAAGAAGCCAAACTTCACGCAGGAGAAACTTTAGTAGTGTTCGGCGCCAGTGGAGGTACAGGTCAATTTCTCGTACAATTAGGAAGGAAAATGGGTGCTAAAGTTATTGCAGTTAGTAGGAAAAATTGGTTAAAAGAACTAGGCGCAGATGTAGTAGTAGGATACGAGAATGTGGAAGAGGTTGTAAAAAATTATACTAATAATAAAATGGCAGATGTAGTTGTAAATAGTTTAGGGTCTGCATTTTGGGAAAAGGGATTTTCAGTCTTAGGTAATAAGGGACGTCTTGTCACATTTGGAGATATAACTGGTGCAGAAGTTAAGTTAGATCTACGAAGGTTATACCTATCACATCAAATAATTATGGGAATTTTTAGAGGAAATAGAAAAGATTTATTAGAACTAATGGAATTGTGTAAAGAATGCAAAATAAAAGTTTGGAAGACTTTCACTTTAGATGAGGGAAGAGATGCAATAAACAGTATATACGACAAAGAGAGAGATGGTAAGATAATACTAGAAGTATCGTGA
- a CDS encoding DUF2249 domain-containing protein, whose product MELDLRSIEPQYRHKLVLDTFAKMHEGEELVVIADHYPAHLLQLLSGQIEKYNVEETPNGDFILKVIKRKSKLQPIISHISEYRRTGDTFTPVPVLRRSEYGVILVFFKPNQYIPVHAPDSDLIFYVINGKGKAYVDGKETDITEGSIVIVPKGVKRGIKAETYMEALHIVIPSPSPEDHEKVMLAASKGLPEIDLKH is encoded by the coding sequence ATGGAACTAGATTTAAGATCCATAGAACCCCAATATAGGCATAAGCTAGTATTAGATACTTTCGCTAAGATGCATGAAGGAGAAGAGTTAGTTGTGATAGCCGATCATTATCCTGCACACCTATTACAACTTCTTTCAGGTCAGATAGAAAAATATAATGTAGAAGAAACTCCTAATGGAGACTTCATCTTGAAGGTGATAAAGAGAAAGAGCAAGCTTCAACCAATAATTTCACATATTTCAGAATATAGAAGAACTGGGGATACATTTACGCCAGTGCCAGTGCTGAGGAGAAGTGAATATGGAGTCATTTTAGTGTTTTTTAAACCTAACCAATACATACCAGTGCACGCTCCAGATTCAGACCTAATATTCTACGTAATAAACGGTAAAGGGAAAGCTTATGTAGACGGTAAAGAAACTGATATTACTGAAGGTTCAATAGTGATTGTACCTAAGGGAGTTAAGAGAGGAATAAAAGCAGAGACGTATATGGAGGCACTTCATATAGTAATACCTTCGCCTTCCCCAGAGGATCATGAAAAAGTCATGTTAGCTGCCTCTAAGGGATTACCAGAAATAGATTTAAAACATTAA
- a CDS encoding metal-sulfur cluster assembly factor, producing the protein MNIASNKRLNVKVDKEEWKKKIMENLHQVYDPEIPIDIVNLGLIYELKISDEGDVYARIGATTPACPVTEDLQYTVEQVIKETVPAKSITVDLDLETEWTPLMMTKEGRQEFIKKYGYDLVKVWAERNGIELNEQQS; encoded by the coding sequence ATGAATATAGCTTCAAATAAACGTTTAAATGTTAAAGTAGACAAAGAAGAGTGGAAGAAAAAGATTATGGAAAACCTGCATCAAGTTTATGACCCTGAAATACCGATAGATATTGTGAATCTAGGATTAATTTACGAACTTAAAATTAGCGATGAAGGAGATGTATATGCTAGGATAGGCGCTACAACTCCAGCTTGCCCCGTAACAGAGGATTTACAATACACTGTAGAGCAAGTTATAAAAGAAACAGTTCCTGCGAAAAGTATAACAGTGGATCTTGATCTAGAAACTGAATGGACTCCATTAATGATGACTAAAGAAGGTAGGCAGGAATTTATAAAGAAGTACGGTTACGATCTAGTAAAGGTATGGGCTGAGAGAAATGGTATAGAATTAAATGAACAACAATCATAA
- a CDS encoding AbrB/MazE/SpoVT family DNA-binding domain-containing protein, protein MKYASKVTRNYQVTIPSEIREKLNIKEGDYVVFELRGDEVVIKAYKKPWTTISLGRKVSVEEIEEIADKVFEDDSS, encoded by the coding sequence ATGAAATACGCTTCTAAAGTTACAAGAAATTACCAAGTTACAATTCCTTCTGAGATAAGGGAAAAGCTTAACATTAAAGAAGGTGATTATGTCGTATTTGAGCTTAGAGGTGACGAAGTTGTTATTAAAGCTTACAAAAAACCATGGACTACGATCTCTCTCGGCAGAAAGGTAAGTGTTGAAGAAATAGAGGAGATTGCAGATAAGGTTTTTGAAGATGATAGTAGTTGA
- a CDS encoding PIN domain-containing protein, whose amino-acid sequence MIVVDTNVLVYATLSDSEFFDKSVEIIQREDVIIPQIVVYEYIKVMIELTKDLSFVKTKLRELENFNVNQETLGIIEKGIDMLEKDNGSLKDINDYVILSFAIHHKAKLATYDRKLRKIAKEKGIEILP is encoded by the coding sequence ATGATAGTAGTTGACACTAATGTTTTAGTTTATGCAACTTTAAGCGATAGTGAGTTCTTTGATAAGAGTGTAGAAATAATTCAAAGAGAGGACGTTATAATTCCCCAAATTGTAGTTTATGAGTACATAAAAGTTATGATAGAGTTAACAAAGGACTTATCTTTTGTTAAGACGAAACTAAGGGAATTGGAAAATTTTAATGTAAATCAGGAAACTTTAGGCATAATTGAAAAGGGCATTGACATGCTTGAAAAAGATAATGGATCACTTAAAGACATTAACGATTATGTGATACTCTCCTTTGCAATTCATCATAAGGCCAAATTAGCCACTTACGATAGAAAGTTGAGGAAAATAGCAAAGGAGAAAGGAATTGAAATTCTTCCTTAG
- a CDS encoding universal stress protein, protein MVFKHIILAYDGSENAKRALNVAVDLAKRYEAKLTIVEVIDTSVLVGMGLGPVPSEVINQMYDKAKRDVEEAKEKATSSGVKEVEAVNIEGDPASALLDYAGKVGADLIVTGSRGLSTVKRLFLGSVSSRLVHEAKIPVLVVK, encoded by the coding sequence ATGGTGTTTAAACACATAATTTTAGCATATGATGGATCTGAAAATGCAAAAAGGGCTTTAAATGTAGCGGTAGATTTAGCAAAAAGGTATGAGGCAAAACTTACAATAGTTGAAGTTATAGATACTTCTGTATTAGTTGGAATGGGTCTTGGTCCCGTACCCAGCGAGGTAATAAATCAAATGTACGATAAGGCAAAAAGGGATGTTGAAGAGGCTAAAGAAAAGGCTACTAGCAGTGGAGTTAAGGAAGTAGAAGCTGTAAACATAGAAGGAGACCCTGCATCAGCGTTATTAGACTACGCAGGAAAAGTAGGTGCTGATTTAATAGTTACTGGCAGTAGAGGATTATCTACTGTGAAAAGGCTGTTTCTTGGAAGTGTCTCGTCTAGACTCGTTCATGAGGCCAAAATACCAGTATTAGTAGTTAAGTAA